One region of Eupeodes corollae chromosome 1, idEupCoro1.1, whole genome shotgun sequence genomic DNA includes:
- the LOC129943245 gene encoding membrane-bound transcription factor site-1 protease isoform X2, which yields MISVSSKSHHNPPKHRHHHLHHHHFLHPLHQIHSLAALFVLLIISAVVSTSTENHLQHPIASSPKQNQYSRENVEELNREIPLLPTVFADDLPGAEGPLPSSPSSTNCCNDTTKASKAAHRFEVKFSTKVVQNEYIVAFNNYYQSTARENYLKAALNYSNLYKWKIIPRLNPASDYPSDFDVILLEEDPSLSGLEALKSHPAIKSVTPQRMVHRTLKYIPISEAESRAEWEKSQQLNNEIDEEEDIRLLEELIDSLPAGDIKRRLLQVIDIPAGETAAQQNQTLNQTKDAINQQRHANRRLLRAVPRQITSMLRADILWGMGITGKGVKVAVFDTGLSKNHPHFKRIKERTNWTNEKSLDDGVSHGTFVAGVIASAKECLGFAPDAELHIYRVFTNNQVSYTSWFLDAFNYAILKKINVLNLSIGGPDFLDHPFVDKVLELTANKVIMISAIGNDGPLYGTLNNPGDQSDVIGVGGMNFEENIAKFSSRGMTTWELPNGYGRLKPDIVTYGSQVKGSNVRGGCRSLSGTSVASPVVAGAVTLIASGVLHKMDVINPSSMKQALLEGATRLTDNNMFEQGHGKLNILKSMKILSTYTPKVTLSPPYLDFTEDYMWPYSTQSLYYTSSPVIANVTILNGMGVTGRIINRPTWHPYTKQNGNLINVSISVSEVLWPWSGWMAVHIVVNEKGANFEGLSLGHITLTVQSLAGPEESEARNSTVSFPIRVKIIPKPPRHKRILWDQYHSLRYPPGYLPRDNLKIKSDPLDWRADHIHTNFKDMYTHLRNAGYYIEVLGAPCTCFNASDYGTLLIVDPEEEFFDEEIAKLKDDIYTHELSVVIFGDWYNTTVMKKIKFFDENTRQWWIPDTGGANVPALNELLSEFGIALGDFVAEGYYTLGDHSMYYASGTTIVRFPKTNGSILIEADLHDQGLEILKTQEATLKAKKSVPILGLLQLNHDLHKLYAPNNDFQQASFEENAIDQPDVDLEAQQVDKNPILNKRTLLEDTTNSKKDNKTNEHRMLKFDNNDIIKKLEKFDDLTNDVDMAHNLDTGLAEDESNENDQQILPRDEVPATKASSGNDEPKIKRAEGRIAIFGDSNCLDSTHLEKPCYWLLDALLEFTMNSHVSNLLRDLNKINHISMSENRKPLPSRLAGSNLHQYSKVLDPNSPLKKREIPRCVQMDWEQPIFLNLTAQHDLKQQNERIMGGVVSHQEDGEISANFLRKLESQKGEPF from the exons ATGATCTCCGTTTCTTCCAAATCCCACCACAACCCTCCGAAGCACCGACACCACCACCTCCACCACCATCACTTCCTCCATCCTCTCCATCAAATTCATTCACTTGCcgctttgtttgttttgcttatcATATCTGCCGTTGTAAGTACGTCCACTGAGAATCATCTCCAACACCCAATCGCTTCGAgtccaaaacaaaatcaatacaGTCGCGAAAACGTTGAAGAATTGAACAGGGAAATTCCCCTCCTCCCCACTGTTTTTGCTGATGATTTGCCGGGAGCGGAAGGACCGCTGCCGTCCTCGCCGTCGTCAACAAATTGTTgcaatgatacaacgaaagcGAGTAAGGCGGCTCATCGGTTCGAAGTTAAATTTAGCACCAAAGTTGTACAAAATGAATACATAGTGgcgtttaataattattatcaatCAACTGCCAGGGAGAATTACTTAAAGGCAGCCCTCAATTATTCAAAT CTCTATAAATGGAAAATTATACCCCGACTTAATCCCGCCAGTGATTATCCCAGTGATTTTGATGTAATTTTACTAGAGGAAGATCCCAGCTTATCTGGGCTAGAAGCCCTCAAGTCTCATCCGGCCATTAAAAGTGTCACACCCCAACGAATGGTACATAGAACTCTCAAATACATCCCCATATCTGAGGCAGAGAGTCGAGCTGAATGGGAAAAATCCCAGCAACTAAACAACGAAATCGACGAAGAAGAGGATATTCGTTTGTTGGAAGAATTAATTGATAGTCTGCCGGCGGGGGATATAAAACGAAGACTCCTGCAAGTCATAGATATTCCTGCTGGTGAAACAGCTGCACAACAAAATCAAACACTAAATCAAACCAAAGATGCAATTAATCAACAGCGTCATGCAAATCGTCGTTTGTTGCGTGCTGTGCCGCGGCAAATTACATCGATGCTGCGAGCCGACATTCTCTGGGGCATGGGCATCACTGGGAAGGGTGTGAAAGTAGCTGTTTTCGATACTGGCCTATCGAAGAATCATCCGCACTTCAAGCGAATCAAAGAACGTACCAATTGGACGAATGAAAAATCGCTGGACGATGGTGTTAGTCATGGGACGTTCGTTGCTGGGGTAATAGCTTCGGCGAAGGAGTGTTTGGGATTTGCTCCTGATGCTGAATTGCATATTTATAGAGTGTTTACAAATAATCAG GTGTCTTATACGTCATGGTTTCTGGATGCCTTCAATTatgccattttgaaaaaaataaatgtcctcAATCTTAGCATTGGCGGACCGGATTTTCTGGATCATCCTTTTGTTGATAAAGTCCTTGAGTTGACGGCAAATAAGGTCATAATGATTTCGGCCATTGGCAATGATGGCCCACTTTATGGAACTCTCAACAACCCAGGCGATCAGAGCGATGTTATTGGAGTGGGAGGTATGAACTTCGAAGAGAACATCGCCAAGTTCAGTTCGCGTGGAATGACAACTTGGGAATTGCCAAACGGATATGGTCGTCTGAAGCCGGACATCGTCACCTATGGTAGTCAAGTTAAGGGGAGCAATGTGCGTGGTGGTTGCCGTTCCTTATCGGGAACATCTGTGGCATCGCCCGTTGTTGCTGGAGCAGTCACACTAATTGCCAGTGGAGTTCTGCACAAAATGGATGTTATTAATCCGTCATCAATGAAGCAGGCACTTCTTGAGGGCGCAACCCGCCTTACGGACAATAACATGTTTGAGCAGGGTCATggcaaattaaacattttgaagagCATGAAAATTCTCTCAACCTACACGCCCAAAGTGACCTTGAGTCCGCCATACCTGGATTTTACGGAAGATTACATGTGGCCTTATAGTACCCAATCTCTGTACTACACCAGTTCTCCGGTGATTGCAAATGTAACCATTCTCAATGGAATGGGAGTAACGGGTCGTATAATAAATCGGCCTACGTGGCATCCCTACACAAAGCAGAATGGGAACCTGATAAATGTGTCCATATCTGTGTCGGAGGTTCTTTGGCCGTGGTCTGGATGGATGGCTGTTCATATTG TTGTTAACGAGAAAGGTGCGAATTTTGAAGGACTGTCCTTGGGTCATATAACCCTGACAGTTCAAAGTTTGGCTGGCCCAGAAGAGTCTGAGGCTCGCAACAGTACGGTTAGCTTCCCGATACGTGTGAAAATCATTCCAAAGCCGCCTCGTCATAAGCGAATTCTGTGGGATCAGTATCACAGTCTGCGATATCCCCCAGGATATCTACCAAGGGataatttgaaaatcaagtCAGATCCACTGGACTGGCGAGCCGATCACATCCACACCAACTTCAAGGACATGTACACGCACCTCCGAAATGCTGGTTACTACATTGAAGTGTTAGGTGCTCCATGCACATGCTTCAATGCCTCCGACTACGGGACTCTTCTTATTGTTGATCCTGAGGAGGAATTCTTCGATGAGGAAATAGCCAAGCTGAAGGACGACATTTACACCCATGAACTGAGTGTGGTTATATTCGGTGATTGGTATAACACCACTGTGATGAAGAAGATCAAATTCTTCGATGAGAACACCCGGCAGTGGTGGATTCCTGATACGGGTGGGGCAAATGTGCCGGCATTGAATGAATTGCTAAGCGAATTTGGCATCGCCTTAGGAGACTTTGTAGCGGAGGGTTACTATACGTTGGGAGATCATAGCATGTATTATGCCAGTGGAACGACTATTGTCCGTTTCCCAAAGACCAATGGAAGCATTTTGATTGAAGCTGATCTACACGATCAAGGTTTAGAG attcTTAAAACTCAAGAGGCAACTCTTAAAGCAAAAAAGTCGGTTCCTATCCTGGGATTGCTTCAACTGAATCATGACCTCCACAAGCTCTACGCCCCAAACAATGATTTTCAACAGGCCAGCTTCGAAGAGAACGCCATCGATCAACCTGATGTCGATTTGGAAGCACAGCAAGTTGACAAAAATCCAATTCTCAATAAGAGAACCCTTCTGGAGGACACCACGAATAGCAAAAAGGACAACAAAACCAATGAGCATCGAATGCTTAAGTTTGAcaataatgatattataaagaaattagaaaaatttgaCGACCTAACTAACGATGTGGACATGGCCCATAATCTGGACACAGGTTTGGCCGAGGACGAAAGCAACGAAAATGATCAGCAAATTTTACCTCGAGACGAAGTACCCGCTACAAAAGCATCCAGCGGCAATGATGAGCCAAAAATCAAAAGAGCCGAAGGGCGCATAGCGATTTTTGGTGACTCCAATTGCCTGGATTCGACACATTTGGAGAAGCCGTGTTATTGGCTTCTGGACGCACTCCTTGAATTCACAATGAATTCCCACGTATCGAATTTACTCCGTGATCTGAATAAGATCAATCACATTTCCATGTCAGAAAATAGAAAACCGTTGCCATCACGTCTAGCTGGGAGCAACCTGCATCAGTATTCAAAAGTTCTAGATCCGAATAGTCCGCTGAAAAAGCGTGAAATACCAAGGTGTGTCCAAATGGATTGGGAGCAGCCAATATTTCTCAATCTGACGGCGCAGCACGATCTCAAGCAGCAAAATGAACGCATAATGGGTGGAGTTGTCAGCCACCAGGAGGATGGTGAGATAAGTGCGAATTTTTTGCGAAAACTTGAGAGCCAAAAAGGTGAG ccATTCTAG
- the LOC129943245 gene encoding membrane-bound transcription factor site-1 protease isoform X1 produces MISVSSKSHHNPPKHRHHHLHHHHFLHPLHQIHSLAALFVLLIISAVVSTSTENHLQHPIASSPKQNQYSRENVEELNREIPLLPTVFADDLPGAEGPLPSSPSSTNCCNDTTKASKAAHRFEVKFSTKVVQNEYIVAFNNYYQSTARENYLKAALNYSNLYKWKIIPRLNPASDYPSDFDVILLEEDPSLSGLEALKSHPAIKSVTPQRMVHRTLKYIPISEAESRAEWEKSQQLNNEIDEEEDIRLLEELIDSLPAGDIKRRLLQVIDIPAGETAAQQNQTLNQTKDAINQQRHANRRLLRAVPRQITSMLRADILWGMGITGKGVKVAVFDTGLSKNHPHFKRIKERTNWTNEKSLDDGVSHGTFVAGVIASAKECLGFAPDAELHIYRVFTNNQVSYTSWFLDAFNYAILKKINVLNLSIGGPDFLDHPFVDKVLELTANKVIMISAIGNDGPLYGTLNNPGDQSDVIGVGGMNFEENIAKFSSRGMTTWELPNGYGRLKPDIVTYGSQVKGSNVRGGCRSLSGTSVASPVVAGAVTLIASGVLHKMDVINPSSMKQALLEGATRLTDNNMFEQGHGKLNILKSMKILSTYTPKVTLSPPYLDFTEDYMWPYSTQSLYYTSSPVIANVTILNGMGVTGRIINRPTWHPYTKQNGNLINVSISVSEVLWPWSGWMAVHIVVNEKGANFEGLSLGHITLTVQSLAGPEESEARNSTVSFPIRVKIIPKPPRHKRILWDQYHSLRYPPGYLPRDNLKIKSDPLDWRADHIHTNFKDMYTHLRNAGYYIEVLGAPCTCFNASDYGTLLIVDPEEEFFDEEIAKLKDDIYTHELSVVIFGDWYNTTVMKKIKFFDENTRQWWIPDTGGANVPALNELLSEFGIALGDFVAEGYYTLGDHSMYYASGTTIVRFPKTNGSILIEADLHDQGLEILKTQEATLKAKKSVPILGLLQLNHDLHKLYAPNNDFQQASFEENAIDQPDVDLEAQQVDKNPILNKRTLLEDTTNSKKDNKTNEHRMLKFDNNDIIKKLEKFDDLTNDVDMAHNLDTGLAEDESNENDQQILPRDEVPATKASSGNDEPKIKRAEGRIAIFGDSNCLDSTHLEKPCYWLLDALLEFTMNSHVSNLLRDLNKINHISMSENRKPLPSRLAGSNLHQYSKVLDPNSPLKKREIPRCVQMDWEQPIFLNLTAQHDLKQQNERIMGGVVSHQEDGEISANFLRKLESQKAILAPEDLDLGSAGAGTGWRGKKSENAMYVDDANSNYNDPHIMHLRQGGGAGGSSGGVGIGIISNKNSDEETLSYSLLALVILTFLVFILFINWFKRRRLSSGANGSNRPSRSRRFSFLGNLGL; encoded by the exons ATGATCTCCGTTTCTTCCAAATCCCACCACAACCCTCCGAAGCACCGACACCACCACCTCCACCACCATCACTTCCTCCATCCTCTCCATCAAATTCATTCACTTGCcgctttgtttgttttgcttatcATATCTGCCGTTGTAAGTACGTCCACTGAGAATCATCTCCAACACCCAATCGCTTCGAgtccaaaacaaaatcaatacaGTCGCGAAAACGTTGAAGAATTGAACAGGGAAATTCCCCTCCTCCCCACTGTTTTTGCTGATGATTTGCCGGGAGCGGAAGGACCGCTGCCGTCCTCGCCGTCGTCAACAAATTGTTgcaatgatacaacgaaagcGAGTAAGGCGGCTCATCGGTTCGAAGTTAAATTTAGCACCAAAGTTGTACAAAATGAATACATAGTGgcgtttaataattattatcaatCAACTGCCAGGGAGAATTACTTAAAGGCAGCCCTCAATTATTCAAAT CTCTATAAATGGAAAATTATACCCCGACTTAATCCCGCCAGTGATTATCCCAGTGATTTTGATGTAATTTTACTAGAGGAAGATCCCAGCTTATCTGGGCTAGAAGCCCTCAAGTCTCATCCGGCCATTAAAAGTGTCACACCCCAACGAATGGTACATAGAACTCTCAAATACATCCCCATATCTGAGGCAGAGAGTCGAGCTGAATGGGAAAAATCCCAGCAACTAAACAACGAAATCGACGAAGAAGAGGATATTCGTTTGTTGGAAGAATTAATTGATAGTCTGCCGGCGGGGGATATAAAACGAAGACTCCTGCAAGTCATAGATATTCCTGCTGGTGAAACAGCTGCACAACAAAATCAAACACTAAATCAAACCAAAGATGCAATTAATCAACAGCGTCATGCAAATCGTCGTTTGTTGCGTGCTGTGCCGCGGCAAATTACATCGATGCTGCGAGCCGACATTCTCTGGGGCATGGGCATCACTGGGAAGGGTGTGAAAGTAGCTGTTTTCGATACTGGCCTATCGAAGAATCATCCGCACTTCAAGCGAATCAAAGAACGTACCAATTGGACGAATGAAAAATCGCTGGACGATGGTGTTAGTCATGGGACGTTCGTTGCTGGGGTAATAGCTTCGGCGAAGGAGTGTTTGGGATTTGCTCCTGATGCTGAATTGCATATTTATAGAGTGTTTACAAATAATCAG GTGTCTTATACGTCATGGTTTCTGGATGCCTTCAATTatgccattttgaaaaaaataaatgtcctcAATCTTAGCATTGGCGGACCGGATTTTCTGGATCATCCTTTTGTTGATAAAGTCCTTGAGTTGACGGCAAATAAGGTCATAATGATTTCGGCCATTGGCAATGATGGCCCACTTTATGGAACTCTCAACAACCCAGGCGATCAGAGCGATGTTATTGGAGTGGGAGGTATGAACTTCGAAGAGAACATCGCCAAGTTCAGTTCGCGTGGAATGACAACTTGGGAATTGCCAAACGGATATGGTCGTCTGAAGCCGGACATCGTCACCTATGGTAGTCAAGTTAAGGGGAGCAATGTGCGTGGTGGTTGCCGTTCCTTATCGGGAACATCTGTGGCATCGCCCGTTGTTGCTGGAGCAGTCACACTAATTGCCAGTGGAGTTCTGCACAAAATGGATGTTATTAATCCGTCATCAATGAAGCAGGCACTTCTTGAGGGCGCAACCCGCCTTACGGACAATAACATGTTTGAGCAGGGTCATggcaaattaaacattttgaagagCATGAAAATTCTCTCAACCTACACGCCCAAAGTGACCTTGAGTCCGCCATACCTGGATTTTACGGAAGATTACATGTGGCCTTATAGTACCCAATCTCTGTACTACACCAGTTCTCCGGTGATTGCAAATGTAACCATTCTCAATGGAATGGGAGTAACGGGTCGTATAATAAATCGGCCTACGTGGCATCCCTACACAAAGCAGAATGGGAACCTGATAAATGTGTCCATATCTGTGTCGGAGGTTCTTTGGCCGTGGTCTGGATGGATGGCTGTTCATATTG TTGTTAACGAGAAAGGTGCGAATTTTGAAGGACTGTCCTTGGGTCATATAACCCTGACAGTTCAAAGTTTGGCTGGCCCAGAAGAGTCTGAGGCTCGCAACAGTACGGTTAGCTTCCCGATACGTGTGAAAATCATTCCAAAGCCGCCTCGTCATAAGCGAATTCTGTGGGATCAGTATCACAGTCTGCGATATCCCCCAGGATATCTACCAAGGGataatttgaaaatcaagtCAGATCCACTGGACTGGCGAGCCGATCACATCCACACCAACTTCAAGGACATGTACACGCACCTCCGAAATGCTGGTTACTACATTGAAGTGTTAGGTGCTCCATGCACATGCTTCAATGCCTCCGACTACGGGACTCTTCTTATTGTTGATCCTGAGGAGGAATTCTTCGATGAGGAAATAGCCAAGCTGAAGGACGACATTTACACCCATGAACTGAGTGTGGTTATATTCGGTGATTGGTATAACACCACTGTGATGAAGAAGATCAAATTCTTCGATGAGAACACCCGGCAGTGGTGGATTCCTGATACGGGTGGGGCAAATGTGCCGGCATTGAATGAATTGCTAAGCGAATTTGGCATCGCCTTAGGAGACTTTGTAGCGGAGGGTTACTATACGTTGGGAGATCATAGCATGTATTATGCCAGTGGAACGACTATTGTCCGTTTCCCAAAGACCAATGGAAGCATTTTGATTGAAGCTGATCTACACGATCAAGGTTTAGAG attcTTAAAACTCAAGAGGCAACTCTTAAAGCAAAAAAGTCGGTTCCTATCCTGGGATTGCTTCAACTGAATCATGACCTCCACAAGCTCTACGCCCCAAACAATGATTTTCAACAGGCCAGCTTCGAAGAGAACGCCATCGATCAACCTGATGTCGATTTGGAAGCACAGCAAGTTGACAAAAATCCAATTCTCAATAAGAGAACCCTTCTGGAGGACACCACGAATAGCAAAAAGGACAACAAAACCAATGAGCATCGAATGCTTAAGTTTGAcaataatgatattataaagaaattagaaaaatttgaCGACCTAACTAACGATGTGGACATGGCCCATAATCTGGACACAGGTTTGGCCGAGGACGAAAGCAACGAAAATGATCAGCAAATTTTACCTCGAGACGAAGTACCCGCTACAAAAGCATCCAGCGGCAATGATGAGCCAAAAATCAAAAGAGCCGAAGGGCGCATAGCGATTTTTGGTGACTCCAATTGCCTGGATTCGACACATTTGGAGAAGCCGTGTTATTGGCTTCTGGACGCACTCCTTGAATTCACAATGAATTCCCACGTATCGAATTTACTCCGTGATCTGAATAAGATCAATCACATTTCCATGTCAGAAAATAGAAAACCGTTGCCATCACGTCTAGCTGGGAGCAACCTGCATCAGTATTCAAAAGTTCTAGATCCGAATAGTCCGCTGAAAAAGCGTGAAATACCAAGGTGTGTCCAAATGGATTGGGAGCAGCCAATATTTCTCAATCTGACGGCGCAGCACGATCTCAAGCAGCAAAATGAACGCATAATGGGTGGAGTTGTCAGCCACCAGGAGGATGGTGAGATAAGTGCGAATTTTTTGCGAAAACTTGAGAGCCAAAAAG ccATTCTAGCGCCAGAGGACCTAGATCTTGGATCAGCTGGAGCTGGTACAGGTTGGCGTGGAAAGAAATCTGAAAATGCAATGTATGTAGATGATGCCAATAGCAACTACAACGATCCCCACATAATGCATCTGCGACAAGGAGGCGGCGCTGGCGGATCAAGTGGCGGTGTTGGAATCGGAATCATTAGCAACAAAAATTCAGACGAAGAGACTCTCAGTTATTCATTGCTAGCTTTAgttatattaacatttttagtttttatattatttataaattggttCAAACGACGAAGACTCAGTAGCGGTGCTAACGGTAGTAATCGCCCCAGCCGGAGTCGGCGGTTTTCTTTTTTGGGCAATCTTGGTCTGTAg